Proteins from a genomic interval of Xiphophorus maculatus strain JP 163 A chromosome 7, X_maculatus-5.0-male, whole genome shotgun sequence:
- the LOC111609296 gene encoding LOW QUALITY PROTEIN: uncharacterized protein PF11_0207-like (The sequence of the model RefSeq protein was modified relative to this genomic sequence to represent the inferred CDS: deleted 1 base in 1 codon), with the protein MSGGRKQRSIRKKMAEVCDPDVEQMEEESGNSSQLQAVLEGLHNITAEIRDFKKEVKENLTKFKDEFKEEVKREFMGFKEEIKKKVAQNDAEIQKQQEDMTEAQGRIAELESNMEAKDAILNLLKQQRKLQEKLTELEGHGRRCNMRIYNVAEQDNELVQERVEKLLHRELALPVGTELQIQRAHRSLGKRPPPEANPGP; encoded by the exons ATGAGTGGAGGACGCAAGCAGAGAAGCATAAGGAAGAAAATGGCAGAAGTATGCGACCCCGACGTTGAGcaaatggaagaagaaagcgGCAACTCGAGTCAGCTACAGGCCGTGTTGGAGGGGCTACATAACATCACGGCGGAAATCCGAGACTTTAAAAAGGAGGTGAAGGAGAATCTCACAAAATTCAAAGACGAATTCAAAGAGGAGGTGAAGCGAGAATTTATGGGctttaaagaagaaattaagaaaaaagtgGCACAGAATGATGCGgaaatacagaaacaacaaGAAGACATGACTGAGGCGCAGGGCCGCATAGCAGAGCTGGAA AGCAACATGGAAGCGAAGGACGCCATTTTGAACcttttaaaacagcagagaaaactaCAAGAGAAGCTAACGGAATTGGAAGGACACGGCAGGCGCTGCAACATGAGAATCTACAACGTGGCTGAACAAGACAACGAGTTAGTCCAAGAAAGGGTGGAGAAGCTGCTACACCGTGAGCTAGCCCTACCGGTCGGAACCGAGTTACAGATCCAGCGGGCTCATAGAAGCCTTGGAAAGAGACCTCCACCCGAAGCTAACCCAGGTCCATAG
- the LOC102216476 gene encoding sterile alpha motif domain-containing protein 9-like: MKICSWTSTTGLNSDWALRQKDVDDCLKNKSMILVLFFKVSDLSEQVVKLVPGEIIYLINQLIMLISDEQTFCSIEPYPFGRYHDPYRYIKDSILSVPESGASDLIEPCHEFKAFINTPDENQLEKFTTEVIRFAAACMNSRTNGTIHFGIIDKPHGKIVGVAVNSKEKYLKALKLAIDYYFENKNRDAAHKCIKTPRFVEVLNRNTASSDKFVIEVDIKPQFAICGENEYQTVNMKHRKTKTREKKFYIRDGASCRSLFARTTFAKPMVEYRRFVKKIPELAQRRKNAEEEHSKPIKTTTQGSSLINMITGGAFSMDKSNFEHYVIVTNKSHPSRREVLNKRFLVIFLLLSTVSEVMDPLVETFSMFLQELGGSGQILCICDDESTFISWRDLIQAKCGVDISDRCISELSFAEVNGTVLSLWSENRRAKRFLPCGGESKVGLERKFEQTLNTLEILCVNQCEGENEDRVAIEENFYRGGKVSWWNFHFSELPGLTPFIKRDQFDYIMNTVIPDLCSRPTACVLFNLLHLPGCGGTTLAMHVLWALRDKYRCAVLREKSDFVNVADQVIKLLMYQYDEQTPRVPVLLMIDDFDDMEKVEELQFAIETQFIEKDLQAAKVILLNCMRSEFNTVTGLTPDTVFIGNNLSDEELRSRKRTPE, from the coding sequence aTGAAGATCTGCTCCTGGACATCGACAACTGGATTAAATTCAGACTGGGCCCTCAGACAGAAGGATGTGGACGactgtttgaaaaacaaatctatgaTTTTAGTCCTTTTTTTTAAGGTATCAGATTTAAGTGAACAGGTTGTGAAACTTGTACCAGgtgaaattatttatcttataaatcagttaatcatgTTAATAAGCGATGAGCAGACATTTTGCTCGATTGAGCCGTATCCATTCGGTAGATACCATGATCCTTACAGATACATAAAGGACAGCATTCTTAGTGTCCCAGAATCAGGCGCCTCAGACCTTATTGAACCCTGTCATGAATTTAAAGCTTTTATCAATACACCTGATGAAAATCAACTGGAGAAGTTCACCACTGAGGTCATTCGGTTTGCAGCTGCCTGCATGAATAGTCGTACCAATGGTACCATACATTTTGGAATAATAGACAAACCTCATGGTAAGATAGTGGGGGTCGCTGTTAATAGCAAAGAAAAGTACCTAAAAGCCCTAAAATTAGCCATTGATTATTACTTTGAAAACAAGAACAGAGATGCTGctcataaatgtattaaaactcCTCGATTTGTTGAGGTTCTAAACAGAAATACAGCATCTTCTGACAAGTTTGTGATTGAAGTGGACATTAAGCCTCAGTTTGCCATCTGTGGAGAAAACGAATACCAAACCGTTAACATGAAGCATCGCAAGACAAAGACTAGAGAGAAAAAGTTCTACATCAGAGATGGTGCTAGCTGTAGGAGCCTTTTTGCCCGAACTACATTTGCTAAGCCTATGGTTGAGTACAGGCGGTTTGTTAAGAAAATACCTGAACTAGCACAGCGACGTAAGAATGCAGAGGAGGAGCACTCTAAACCAATAAAAACCACAACTCAAGGCTCCAGCTTGATTAACATGATTACAGGTGGAGCCTTTTCAATGGATAAGTCCAATTTTGAACATTATGTCATCGTGACAAACAAATCTCATCCAAGCCGTAGAGAAGTGCTAAACAAGAGGTTCCTTgtcattttcttacttttatcaACAGTCAGTGAAGTAATGGATCCCCTTGTTGAGACCTTCAGTATGTTCCTGCAGGAGCTCGGAGGGTCAGGACAAATCCTCTGTATATGTGACGATGAGAGCACATTTATTTCATGGAGGGATCTCATTCAGGCTAAGTGTGGAGTCGACATCTCTGACAGATGTATCTCTGAGCTCAGTTTTGCTGAAGTCAATGGAACCGTCCTCAGTCTCTGGTCAGAAAACCGCAGAGCCAAACGGTTCCTACCGTGTGGGGGTGAGAGCAAGGTTGGTCTTGAAAGAAAATTTGAGCAAACCTTGAATACTTTGGAGATCCTGTGTGTGAATCAGTGTGAAGGAGAAAACGAGGACAGAGTTGCCATAGAGGAGAACTTCTATAGAGGTGGGAAGGTATCATGGTGGAATTTCCATTTCTCTGAATTACCTGGATTAACACCATTCATTAAACGGGACCAGTTTGATTACATCATGAATACTGTTATACCTGATTTATGCTCCCGACCAACAGCTTGTGTCCTgttcaatctcctccacctgccTGGTTGTGGTGGGACGACCTTGGCCATGCATGTGCTGTGGGCCCTTAGGGACAAATATCGCTGTGCCGTCCTCAGGGAAAAGTCAGACTTTGTTAATGTGGCTGATCAGGTGATCAAATTATTAATGTATCAATATGATGAACAAACACCGAGGGTTCCTGTACTGCTGATGATTGATGACTTTGATGACATGGAGAAGGTTGAAGAATTACAGTTTGCAATTGAAACGCAGTTTATTGAAAAAGACCTCCAGGCTGCAAAGGTCATCCTTCTGAACTGTATGAGGTCAGAGTTCAATACAGTGACAGGACTAACTCCAGACACTGTGTTCATTGGGAACAACCTCTCTGACGAGGAATTAAGATCTAGAAAGAGGACACCAGAATAA
- the lss gene encoding lanosterol synthase, producing MSEGTQLRRRGGPFKTEPATDLSRWRLRNAEGRQTWSYVDDQETPSREQTMLEAHSLGLDISQFVSDSSASETALDAAVKGMNFYRRLQAEDGHWAGDYGGPLFLLPGLLITCHVAKIPLHEAWKKEMVRYLRSVQLPDGGWGLHIEDKSTVFGTALSYTSLRILGVDPDDPDLVRARNNLHSKGGAVGIPSWGKFWLAVLNVYSWEGLNTLLPEMWLFPAWMPAHPSTLWCHCRQVYLPMSYCYAVRMSAEEDPLILSLRQELFVQDFASIDWIAQRNNVAACDLYTPHSSLLSVAYMVLNLYEAHHSVALRKMAVRELYDHIQADDRFTKCISIGPISKTINMLVRWYVDGPTSAVFQEHVSRIPDYLWLGLDGMKMQGTNGSQLWDTCFAVQAFLEAGAQDDPNLVGCLHDAHDFLRVTQIPENPPEYQKYYRQMNKGGFPFSTRDCGWIVADCTAEGLKSVMLLQELCPSIRQPISSQRLYDAVNVLLSLRNRDGGFATYETKRGGKLLELLNPSEVFGDIMIDYTYVECTSAAMQALRHFLQVHPDHRAAEIRSTLRDGLEFCRRVQRTDGSWEGSWGVCFTYGTWFGLEAFACMGHTYQAEDVPVEVQKACRFLLQQQMTDGGWGEDFESCEQRRYVQSAAAQIHNTCWALLGLMAVRHPDQQAIERGVQLLVQKQLLNGDWPQENISGVFNKSCAISYTCYRNVFPIWTLGRFSRLYPSSPLAGKLKL from the exons ATGTCTGAAGGAAC GCAGCTGCGGAGGCGAGGCGGGCCGTTTAAGACGGAGCCGGCCACAGACCTGAGCCGCTGGAGGCTGAGAAACGCAGAGGGCAGGCAGACCTGGAGCTACGTGGACGACCAGGAGACGCCCAGCAGGGAGCAGACCATGCTGGAAGCTCATTCTCTGGGTCTGGACATC AGTCAGTTTGTGTCAGACTCCTCGGCCTCTGAAACGGCTCTGGATGCTGCAGTTAAAGGTATGAACTTCTACAGACGGCTCCAGGCTGAGGACGGCCACTGGGCCGGGGACTACGGTGGACCCCTCTTCCTGCTCCCAG GTCTCCTTATCACATGTCATGTTGCTAAGATTCCTCTGCATGAGGCCTGGAAGAAGGAGATGGTGAGATACCTGCGCTCCGTTCAGCTGCCAGACGGAGGCTGGGGGCT ACACATTGAAGATAAATCCACAGTGTTTGGAACGGCGCTGAGCTACACGTCTCTGAGGATTCTGGGAGTTGATCCTGATGATCCAGATCTGGTTCGTGCTCGGAACAACCTGCACAGCAAAG GCGGCGCCGTCGGGATCCCATCGTGGGGGAAGTTCTGGTTGGCTGTTCTGAACGTCTACAGCTGGGAGGGACTGAACACGTTGCTGCCAGAGATGTG GCTCTTCCCCGCCTGGATGCCAGCCCACCCATCCACCCTGTGGTGCCACTGCCGCCAGGTCTACCTGCCGATGAGCTACTGCTACGCTGTCAGGATGTCGGCAGAGGAAGACCCTCTAATTCTCAGCCTTCGACAG GAGCTTTTCGTCCAGGATTTCGCCTCCATTGACTGGATTGCTCAGCGGAACAACGTGGCCGCCTGCGACCTGTACACTCCTCACAGCTCGCTGCTCTCTGTCGCCTACA TGGTGCTGAACCTGTATGAAGCTCATCACAGCGTCGCGCTGAGGAAGATGGCCGTCAGAGAGCTGTATGACCACATCCAGGCCGACGACCGCTTCACCAAGTGCATCAGCATCGGGCCG ATCTCGAAGACGATCAACATGCTGGTTCGCTGGTACGTGGACGGCCCCACGTCGGCCGTGTTTCAGGAACACGTCTCCAGGATCCCAGACTACCTGTG GCTGGGACTGGATGGGATGAAAATGCAG GGAACCAACGGCTCTCAGCTCTGGGACACGTGTTTCGCCGTTCAGGCTTTCCTGGAG GCTGGAGCGCAGGACGACCCCAACCTGGTCGGATGTCTCCATGACGCCCATGACTTCCTCAGGGTCACGCAG ATTCCTGAGAATCCACCTGAATACCAGAAATACTACAGACAGATGAACAAG ggcgGCTTCCCGTTCAGCACGCGGGACTGTGGCTGGATCGTGGCCGACTGCACGGCGGAGGGCCTGAAGTCGGTGATGCTGCTGCAGGAGCTCTGTCCCTCCATCAGACAGCCAATCAGCTCGCAGCGTTTGTACGACGCCGTTAATGTG CTGCTGAGCCTGAGGAACAGAGACGGAGGATTTGCTACGTATGAAACTAAACGAGGAGGAAAACTCCTGGAGCTGCTCAACCCGTCTGAAGTGTTTG GTGACATCATGATAGACTACACCTATGTGGAGTGCACGTCTGCAGCCATGCAGGCGCTGAGGCATTTCCTCCAGGTTCACCCCGATCACCGCGCCGCAGAGATCAG ATCCACCCTGAGAGACGGGCTGGAGTTCTGCCGGCGGGTTCAGAGGACCGACGGATCCTGGGAGGG ATCCTGGGGAGTTTGCTTCACATATGGAACCTGGTTTGGTCTGGAAGCCTTCGCCTGCATGGGTCACACCTACCAGGCCGA AGACGTCCCGGTGGAGGTGCAGAAAGCGTGCCggttcctgctgcagcagcagatgacTGACGGAGGCTGGGGGGAGGACTTTGAGTCGTGTGAGCAGCGGCGCTACGTCCAGAGCGCCGCGGCTCAGATCCACAACACCTGCTGGGCTTTGCTGGGACTCATGGCCGTCAG ACATCCTGACCAGCAGGCCATCGAGAGAGGAGTCCAGCTGCTGGTCCAGAAGCAGCTTCTCAACGGAGACTGGCCTCAG gaaaacatttctggtgTGTTCAACAAGAGCTGCGCCATCAGCTACACCTGCTACAGAAACGTCTTCCCCATCTGGACCCTGGGCCGATTCTCCAGGCTCTATCCCAGCAGCCCGCTGGCCGGGAAGCTGAAGCTCTGA